In Haliovirga abyssi, the sequence CTATTAAACACACATTTTACCGATTTTAATATTAATTATTTTGAATTACATAAATTTGAAAAAAATGAGTATATATGTGTCGCCGGCCAAAAATTAAATTACTTATATTTTTTAATTGAAGGCTCTGCTAATGTTTTCTTGACCCTAAAAGATGGAAGACAGATATTAATATCATATTTAATCCCATTTCACGTAATAGGAGATGTCGAATTAAAAAGATTTGGAATTTCTAGACTTGATGTTGTTGCTTCACAAGAATGCTTAGCAATAGCATTACCTTTTGAAATTATTAATAGTAAATTAGGTAAAGATTTTAAATTTTGGCAATATGCAGTTGAAACTATTTCTGAAAAATTAGAGAGTACAACTGAAACATTAATCATCAGTTCTCTTTATCCTTTTAAAATAAAATTTGCACATCATCTTTTAAATTCTACAACAAAAGATGATATTGTTAATTTTGATTCTCTTACTTCTTTAGCTGTTTTTTTAGGTGTAAGTTATAGACAATTATTAAGAGTTGTTCATGAATTTGAAAATGATGGAATTATAAAAAAACATAAAAGTTCTTTTCAAATAGAAAATTTTGATAAATTAGAAATTTTGCTTGTGGATTTTTAATTTTTTATTTAATAGGAAAAAATTTTTTTCATAGAATAAGTTACTATTCAAAATTTTTTATCAAAAATATAAAAAATTATTTTTCAAATGTTCCTAAACACTAAAGAAGAGCCGGGAATTCCCGACTCTTCTTTTTGTTACAAATATTTCAGAGGGCGTTTTAATAGTGCTTTAATCTGTTCGCCTTACTTTTAATTTTCAATTTCTTTATTGCTCCAATCCTAGTTACTTTAAAACTTAACTCTAATTATAATCTTTTTCTTTAACTTATTTCTCTTAATTCTAATCTCAAATTCCATTCTTCACTCTTAATTCTTTGCTCTTAACTTTTAACTCTTAACTTTTAATTCTATTCTCGATTTCCACTCTTACTTCCCAACCTTAATTCTCAATCTCACTTCTTAATTCTTAATTCTTAATTCTTATACTCTGGAGCATTAATCTAAATCCAATCTAAACATAATCTAAATCTAAATCTAATCTTTCCCGCCCTCTATTAATAATATACTTCATAAATTTGCAAAAATCAACCTTTTTTTTATTTTCTTTAATTTATTTTATATTTCTAAATAATTTTAGTAATATTAATCCTAAATTCGCACCCAAAGTAAACTTTTTTACATTTTTATTATTTTTAATATACTATCTAATTTTTCCATTTCAACTATCATTTTTTCAAAATCTATAAATTTGGGAACCATTAAATTAAATATTGTTTTTCTTTCTGTCTCTTCTCCATTATAAATTTCGCTAAGAGGTTTTTTTCCTCTGATTTTTACTTTTCTTATATTCAAAAAATCTTTAATTTGTTTTTCTACATTTTCATTAATTAAATATACTACCACTATTCTATGTCTAACTCTCTTTTCAATGTAATATAGTTCAATTCTTTTTAAAATAAAAACTAATATTGTCATTAAAACAGCTGTCCCTAATGCAAGATAAAAATATCCCAACCCAACTGCAATACCAAGACACGCAGTAAGCCATAATGTTGCTGCTGTGGTTATCCCTTTTATACTCCCCTTTTTTTGAATTATTGTTCCTGCACCCAAAAATCCAACTCCGCTTATAACCTGCGCAATTAATCTACCAACATCAAGTTTTACTCCTTGAGCCAAAGCCGGATGATTTATTAATAAATTTATTGTTTCATAACTTAATTTCACCTGTATAATAGATATTACAGCTGCTCCGACACATAAAAGAGTATGTGTAATAAATCCTGCTGGTTTATTATTAATTTCTCTTTCTAACCCTATTATTCCACCTGTTAATACAGCAGCTAAAATTCTTATAAATATTTGACTTAATTCTAAATGTTCCATAATTTCTCCTATAAAACGTGAATAGATCTAGATTCAAATGAAAAAGATATTGTTTCTTCTTTTTCATATATTTTCTGATTAATTGGATTATTATACGATATTTCTATCCTTTTGTCAAAAAATTCTATTTCATATTCATGATGAGCCCCCATAAATATTGTCTTTTTGACTATTCCAGAGAAATCTTTTCCTGAAATATCTATTGCTTCAGGTCTTATAACTAAATTCACTATTTCGTTTTCACTATAATTTTTATCACTTTCTATAGCATATTCAACTCCATATATATCTATAATTAAATATTTCCCATCTCTATTTTTTACTTTTCCACTAATTATATTTGCTTTTCCTATAAAATTAGCTACAAATTCATTTTTAGGTCTTTGATAGATTTCTAATGGAGTTCCAACTTGTTCTATATTCCCCTCATTCATTATAACTATTTTATCAGACAATCCCATAGCTTCCGATTGATCATGAGTAACATATATAGATGTTATCCCAACTTTTTGTTGTATTTTTCTAATCTCATCTCTCATATGAATTCTTAATTTAGCATCTAAATTTGATAATGGTTCATCAAATAAAAGAACTCCTGGTTCCATAACTATTCCTCTTGCTAAAGCTACACGTTGTTGTTGTCCTCCTGACATTTGAGATGGAACTCTTTTGGAAAAGTCATCCATTTGCATTAGTTTTAATGTTTTCTCTACTCTTTCCTTAACTTCATTTGGAGGTAATTTTTGCAACTTCAAACCATAAGCAATATTTTCATATACATTCATATGTGGAAATAGTGCATAATTTTGAAAAACCATAGCTGTATCTCTTTTATCTGGAGTTAATCTTGCTACATCTTCATCTCCTATTTCTATTTGACCAGTTGTTGGCGACTCAAATCCTGCAAGCATTCTAAGTGTAGTTGTTTTTCCACATCCAGAAGGACCTAATAAACAAACAAATTCTCCAGGATTTATGTCCAAATTTATATTTTTAACTGCATGCACCTTTTTATTTTCTCCAGTTATAAATGTTTTTGTTAAATTTTTAATTGCCACTCTTTTACTGTTTTTCATTTTATCATCTCCTATACTTCTGAAATTTCATCTATTCCAATTTTTTTAAATAATAACTTCATTATCATTATAAACACACTTACAATTATTACAAGTATTGTACAATATGCTGATGCTACCCCTAATCTACCCAAATCAATTTGACTCATGATAGCAGGTGTTAACAAATTATATCTTGCTGATATCAAAAATATTATTGTACTTATTAAAGTCATGCTTCTTACGAAAGCATAAATTAGTCCACTAAAAAATGCTGGTTTTATCATTGGTAAAGTAATCGATGTAAATACTTTGTGACTGTTTGCTCCCAATACACTTGCAGCTTCTTCAATTGATGGATCTATTTGCTGTAACGCTGCAATTGCCGACCTTATTCCTACTGGCATATTTCTAATTATAAATGCAATTAATATAATCATTGCAGTTCCTGTAAGCACTAATGGTTTTTTATTATAAGTAATAACATACCCCAGACCTATAATAGTTCCTGGAATTGCTAATGCTACCATTGTCATAAATTCTATAAAATTTTTCCCAATAAACTTTTTTCTAACAATTAAAAATCCTATTATCATAGCAATTATTCCTGTTATTGGAGTAGCTATTAAAGCTAAATATGTTGTATCTAATATTGGTTTTAATCCAAGAGCAAACACATATTTAAAATGACTTAATGATAAAGAATAATTTACTCCCCATAATTTTACAAAAGCAACTATTGGTATAAGAGCATACATCATTCCTACAATTAAAGTTATTATAAATAATATTGCTGTCATCGAATATGTTATTTTTTTTCCTGTTATTTTTTCTCTAGCTTTAGAGACCTTTCCAGTTACTGTTACATATGATCTTTTGCTTATATAATATTTTTGGAATGCAAATATCCCAACTGATAAAGATAATAATATAATTGATAACGCTGTAGCAGCCCCCATATCAAAGCTCCCTATACCCTGCAAATATATTTGAACAGCTGCAGTAGTATAATTACCTCCTATAACCATTGGATTCCCAAAATCTGCTATAGCTTGTATAAAGACTATTAAAAATGCATTAGCTAACCCAGGAACCATAAGTGGAAGTGTAATTGTTTTAAAAACTTGCCATCTCGACGCTCCAAGATCTCTAGCTGCTTCTTCTACAGAAGGATCTATTTTTTCCAAAAGCCCAACCAACATCAGATATGCCACAGGAAAAAATGTTAATGTCTGAACCAATACCAATCCTGTAAATCCATAAATTTCATTTTCTATTCCAAAAATTCCATGTGTTATAAGCCCTATTCTTCCAAATAACAATATTGCTGATAATGCTATAACAAATGGAGGTGATATTATTGGTAATATTGCTATTGAATCAAATATTTTTTTCCCAGGCACATCTATATAAGTTATTACATATGCAAATAAAAATCCTATTCCAGTTGCAAGCGTTCCAGTAACCATTCCTAATTTTACTGTATTCCAAATAACTTGAAGAGAATTTGCTTGATTCAAAACATCCTTATAATGATATAATGTCAATTTCCCATTTTGTAAAAGCGATGATTTTAATATATTAAAAAGTGGAAGCAATATAAAAAAACCTACAACTAATAAAGAAAAAATTATTGTTATCATTAATACTGGATCATCATATATTTTCCTTATATTTATTATTTCATTTTTTATTTTTAAAGAAAAATTATTTTCCCTTTTCTTTTTTAAATTTATTGTTTTTTCTACCATTTGTCCCTCCTAATGAGCCGTAAAAAAAGCTATATTCCCTCTCTCAAAACATAAATATTTTTCTGAATTTTTAGCTTCTAAAAAATTTCGCATTGAAAAATTGCATAATTTCTTTTCTAAGGAACATTAAAAAATAAGTTCCATATTTAAACTAGCAAAAAGAAATATATCTCTCTTTTCACTAGTTTTTTTATAATATTTTTCCTAATTATTTTAAATTTATTATAATTATTTAGTTGGAATTGTTGTTCTAGTCTCTCTACTAAATTTATCTATAAGTCTTTTTCTATTTGCTCCAGCCCATTGTATATCATAATCTATAAGTTTTGCTCTTTTTAATTGCAATGCTTCTTTTGGTGGTGTTGCATTTTTATTTGTAAGAAATTGATATGAACCTACAGTTTGTCCAATCTCTTGAGCTTGTTTTGATAATGCCCAATCTACAAATTTCTTAGCAGCTGCTTGATTTGGAGAATTTTTAACAATTCCTACAGCTCCTATTTCATATCCTGTTCCTTCTTTTGGTGTAGTAAAAATCAGATCTTTGTATCCTTCTTTTTGATATCTTATTCCATCATGAAGAAAACCTATTGCTATTGGAGCTTCCCCTAATCCTACCATTCTTCCTGGTGCAGATCCTGATTTAGTATATTGTCTTACTTGTTGATTAAATTTCTTTAAATATTCCATCCCTTTTTCTTCACCTTTTAATTGAATGATTGTTGCTACAAAATTATATGCTGTACTTGATGAACCTGGATGTGCAATTACTATATTATTCTTAAATTCTGGTTTCAAAAGATCATCCCATGTTTGAGGTAACTCTAATCCTTTTTCAGCCAACCATTTTTTATTCCCTTCTATCCCAAGATATCCACTATATATTCCAGTCCAAGCTCCATTTTTATCCTTAAAATTACTTATTATCTCTTTTCTCATTGGTGATAAATAATGTGTTAATAAATTTTCTTGATCAGCTTCTATAAAAGTAAGAGCTCCTCCACCAAACCATACATCAGCAATTGGATTTTCTTTTTCTGCTCTTATTCTAGCTAATATTTCTCCACCACTCATTCTCACCATATTAGTTTTTATACCAGTCTCTTTTTCAAATTGTTTTGTTGCCTTCAATGCATAATCTTCCATCATTCCTGCATAAACTGTAAGTGTTTCTTGCTTTTTATTTTTGAACAAAAAGTCAAACACTCCTCCTTGTGCTACAATTCCTGCTACGAACATTAAAATCATTCCCATTACTAGATTCTTTTTCATTTTCGTACCTCCTTAGTTTTTATTAATAAGATTATACTTTATATTTCTAAGAATAAAAATCCCAAAAAAGAATTCTTTTGTCCGAAATAATGAACAAAAAAAGAGCGTTTTTAAAAAGCGCTCTTTTTTGCATTGAAAACCCTTTGAAATTGTCAAGTTTACACTTCGTATATTTTAAATTTAAATAAATTTATGATTAATTTTTAATCTAAAGAACGTTTATAAAATAATTTTATCATTTTTTGTTATAAAAACGCTTGAATCATTGCGTATTTTAAAACAAAAAGATAAGGTTGTTTTTAAAGCGTTCCTAAATCATTGCGTATTTTATAACAAAATCCGGATATTATTTTTAAGCCATTCCCAAACTATAACTTTTTGAATTTTCTCTCCATTCTAGACACCAATTTATCCATTTTTCTCAACCTTCTACTTAATTCCCTTGCTAAATTCATCAAAATTATTACATACTCTTTTAAATTTTCTTTATAAAGTTTATACATATATTTTTTCTCCAAAACAAAAACTTCTGTATCTTCTTCAGCAATAACATCTGTAGCTCTACTCATCATATCAATTATGCTCATTTCTCCAAATCCATCACCTTGCGCTAAAAAAGCAAGCCTTTCTCCTTTTGAAGATATCCTAACTTTTCCTTTCTCTATAAAAAACAGTTCATCTGCTGGGTTTCCTTCCACACAAATAATATCTCCCTTTTTATATTTTCTTTTTTTGCTTGAGCTTTCAATGAAATCAAGTGTTTCTTGTTTTAATCCATGAAATATTTTCATATCTTTCATAACTTCACCTCCACCAAATATAAGGTAGTATTAAATAACCTACCATTCAAAACAGGACTATTCAATGTTTTATAAGTCAATCACCCTATGGTCATTCTTAACAAATTCTAATGGCGAACATTTTATATATTTTTTAAATACAGAAGAAAAATATTTATAGTTACTAAATCCAACTAATTCTGCTATTTCATACACTTTATAATCGCCTGAAAACAATAACTCCAATGCTTTTTGTATCCTATATTTATTTAAAAAATTATTAAGTGTATGTCCTGTTTCTTCTTTAAATTTTCTGCTAAGATAACTTGGACTAATATATAATTTATCCGACATTTCGTCAATTGTTATTTTTGAATTATAATTTTTAAAAATATACTCGATTGTTTCTTTTGTATATTTCGATTGCACATTACCCGAATGGATATAATAATCAATATCTATTATTTGAATTTGGTCAATATCTTTTATTTGACCTTTTATCTCCTGATATATTTTTTTATCTTGTATATGCAATTTTACTTTTTCAATTATCTCTTCTAATTTTTCTTCATCAATTGGTTTTAATAAATAATCAAATACATTCAACTTTATTGCCTCTTTTGCATATTTAAATTCTGCATAACTTGAAATTATTATAGATTCAAAATCATATATTTCATTTAATTCTTTTATCATTTCCAGACCATTTTTTTTCGGCATTTTTATATCCGTTATAATAATATCAGGTTTTAACTCTTTTATTTTCGAAACTCCCTCTTCTCCGTTTTCCGCTTCTCCAATTACAATACATCCCATAGATAACCAATCAACTGTGTAAATCAACCCTTTTCTTATTATATCTTCATCTTCCACTACCACTATTTTAATCATACTCATTTTGATTTCCCACCTTTTCTATAATAATTGGTAATTTTATCATTACTTCTACCCCTTCATTTTTTATATTATTTATAACAATACCATATTCTACGCCATATATCAGCTTTATTCTTCTTTGCGCATTGTACATCCCTATATGATTAGTGTTATTATCAACTTTTTTCAGTAAATTCTTTATCTCTTTTAATTTTTCATCGCTTATACAATTTCCACTATCAATAATTTTTAAAATCAAATAGTCATTTTCAATAAAACACATTAATTTTATTTTTAGATAATTATTTTTATCAAACCCATATTTAATGCTATTTTCCACTAATGGTTGTAATATTAATTTCGGAATAATACATTTTTCCACTCTATCTTCTATACTTATTTCATAATCTAATTTTTTATCAAAACGAATTTTTTGAATCACCATATAATCTTTAATATATTTTATATCTTCTATTAAACAAATATTTTCTCGTTCATAATTTATGCTATATCTTAACAAATTAGCCATACTAACTACTATTTTAATTGCTTTTTTAGGTTCTATTTTTATCATATACTTTAATATCTCTAAAGTGTTAAATAAAAAATGCGGATTAAATTGGGATTCAAGCTGTTTTATCTCTACCATTTTATTTCTTTTAACTTGCTCTTTATTCGTTTTTATAACTTCATCTAACCTAATTATCATCTCATTATAATAATCTCCCAACAACTCAAATTCATCATTTGTCTTTATATTCACAAATGTATCCAAATTACCACTTTGAACTTTTTTTATTGCATATAAAAGCTCATCCACAGATTTACTTTTGTTTACTGAAATTTTTTTAGATATGAGCCAGAATAATAATGTCAAAAAAACAAAACTAACAATTAAAAACATCAATCCAATTATATAAAATTTATTTATAAGTCCCATTGGAGTTAATGTGTATATAGATAATTTCCCTTTTAATATATCTGTTTTATAAACATAATAATCATCTCTATCAATTCGTATATACTCATTATTAATTTTCGATATAATTAATTTTCCAATTTCATTTATCATAAAATTATTGGTTGTTGCAATTACATTTTTAAAATTATCCGTTACTGCAAACAGATCAACTTTATCATTATATATAATATTATTCAAATCTTTTTCTAACAATTCAAAAAGAATATATCCTATAATTTTATTGCTTTTATTTTTTATAGTTTTTCCTAAAGAATATACTTTTTTATTATCTCTATTTATTTGATATTGATTTCTCATTAACATAATTTTATCCGAATTAATCTTTATTTCCTCTAATAGGTCATAATTTTTATTATTCTCTTTTATTTTTTGCCAAGCATTTGTAATAATTATATTCCCATTTTTATCAAAAATATAAAATATGCTTTTAATTTTTCTTTCATTCACAAACTTATAAAGCCCCTCATATATTTTAGCTTTATTTTTGTTCCCATTTATTATCTCTTTTATATCTATATTATTTGTCAAAAAATTTATCTCTTTTTTATAATCATTAAGTTCTTTTTCTATTATTTGAGATACATGATTATTATTTTTTCTATTCCTTTCTTTTATCATTTTTTTATTATAAAAAATCAAAATATTATAAAAAAAGATGGAAAAAAGTAACGATGGAATCAACGCATATAATATAAATGTTTTTCTAAGTTCATCTTTAAAAAATTTTCTTTTTTTTAGATTCATTTTTTTCTCCTATTCTTTTAAATATCCTTTATATTTATCCAAGATTCTATTTTTATTTTCAACTACCCAAATTAAATCATCATCCACCACTTTAATTTCAGAAATTAATTTTAATCCTTTTGATATTTTAACATCTTTTCTCACCGATCTGCGATTTAAGTCTTTCGCTATAAATGTTTGTACTTCTTTTGAAGTTAAAAAATCTATAAATTTTTTAGCATTTTCTAAATTTTTACTCCCTTTGATTATCGCAACTCCATCAGGTCTTATAATTGTTCCTTCTACAGGATATACAATTTTTATTGGTGCTCCATTTTTTACATAATTAGCCGCTGCTTCTTCAAATGTGCATCCTACAGTATATTTTCCATTCACAACCCCTTTATAAACTTCAGATGATCTTTTTAATTCTTTTCCATCTATATTTTTTATTAATTTTTTAATATAAGACCATCCTTTTTTATTATCTCCTCCCATTACATATAATTGATTTATTAAATGCTCAAATGACGATGATGACTTAAAAGGGTACGCGCTTGCTATTTTTCCTTTTAACTTCGGATTTAACAAATCTTTAAAACCATCAATTTTAACATCTCCTACTAAATTTTCATTAACCATTAATACGCTTGGAACAGCTGTAAATCTTGTTATTCTTCCACTTTTATTTTTATATTTCTCCGATATATATTTTTCATTTACAGATATATATTTTTCAAAATAATCAACTTCAGGCAACAAAGTAGATAACGACCCTCCCCATATAATATCTCCATAAAATTTTTCATCTTCTATTCTATTTAAAAGTTCTCCACTTCCTTTTGAGATAATTTTCACTCTAACTCCTTGCTCAGACTCAAATTTATTTATTAACGGTTCAATAAAAGAAAGAGGGTGCGGTGAGTATACTATTAAACTATTTATAACATCTATTTCTTTTTCTGGTTTTTCAAAATTTATCACAATAAATAATACCATACTTAAAAAGCTCAAAATTATAATTATAAATTTTTTCATTTTCAAATCCCCCTTTTTCTTTTTTCTCTATTCATTATACCTTATATAATGCGATAATCAAATATCTATTTTTAATTTTACAAAAAATAATCTTCCCTTCATATAATGAAGTAGAATACTTTCCTAATAAAAAAAAAGAGAGCAAATTATTAAAATTTGCTCTCTTAACCCTTAGAAATATTTTAAAAATAGTAAAATTATTTTTAATCCATTCGTCAGTATAATTCTTATTGATTTACCTCTTCTAGTACAACTATACTCCATGGATTTACTCCATAGCTATTACTAATAGTTACTGAATTCCAAGAATCCCATATATTATTATATTGTTCTGCCCAACTTGCTGTATCTATTACTCTTACCCATTTTTTACCATATGATGCACTTGGTACATTAAAATTAACCCAACCTGACCACATATTTGTAAGCACTAAGAAATCATCATCTCCTATTGCACTTCCATCAATTCTTGTTGAAACACATCTATCATCACTCCCCAAATAAGAGCCATCAGCCTTTGTAAATGAATATGTAACATCATTTCCACTATCTAAATAAAAATCTGCATATTTATCTTGTCTTAATGCTGAATGATATTTTCTAATTTTTGTTAATTTACTTACAAATTCAAACAGATCATTTTTTCCATCTTGATAATCAGTTCCATAATTATTATGATAACTTCCAGTTGTTAAAGCTACAGCATCTGGAGAATCTGTATTTATCATATTATAATTATTCCAAGTTGCAACACTGTCTACATTATATGGATTGTTATTTCCATTTTGAGTTCTACCAAATTCATCTCCCCAAACTGTCATTGGAATTCCTCTTGAAAACATTTGTGTTACAAAGAAATTTCTAACTCTTGTTCTTCTTAAAGATTGATCTCCATTACTATCCCAAGAATTAGTAGTATCATTTCCTCCATCAGTTGGTCCAAATGGCCAAGATACATTCAAATTATTTTTAGTATTGTAACTTACTAAATCCATTAATGTAAATCCATCATGCGCATCTATAAAGTTCACTGATTTTTGTGGTCCTCCTTGATCATTAAAATCATTCCAGTCTCCATTAATCATTGACGTAAAATCACTTGTATTTCCGTCACCTTTTAAGAATTTTCTTATTGCATCTCTGTATCTTCCATTCCATTCTCCCCATTTATTTGGAAAATTACCCACTTGATAAGTTCCTGTATCCCAAGCTTCTGCTATCATTTCTACATTATAAGCATCTGTCATCAAAGCTATATCTGTTAATAATGTAGCGTTCGAATTAAAATAATAATTAGGCGCTGCATCTCTTCCTAATACTGGTGCTAAGTCAAATCTAAATCCATCTACACCCATTTTTGTCGTCCAATATGTCAAAGAATCCTCTATTAAATTTCTCACTACATTTTTTGAAGAATCAAAATTATTTCCACATCCTGTTGATTGCCAGTAATATTGATTATCTGTAGTTAAAGCATAATATGAAGAATTATCCAATCCTCTAAAAGATGTTAATTCAGCGGTGTCTTTATCTGACCAAACCCCACCTTCTCCAGTATGATTATAAACTACATCTAAATAAACTTCTAACCCAGCATCATGAAAGGCTTTTACCATATTCTTAAACTCTTTTGTTGGTCCTCCTGGGTTTTTATCATAAGAATATCTTCTATCTGGAGCAAAATATCCATATGTCATATATCCCCAATAATTTCCACCTGCTTGACTAGCTGAATTCCCATCATTATCTGTTTCTTGCACAGGCAATAATTCTATTGTCGTATATCCCAAATCCTTCAAATAATTAGCCATATATCCAGCACCTTTGTATGTTCCTCTATAAGCATTAGGAACACTTTTAACATCACTAAATCCAGAAATTCCACTTAGTATACTAGATAAATTTACAGATGATGAGTGTTCTGTAAACCCTCTCAAATGTGTTTCATAAATTATTGCATCTTTTTGAGCTATTCCAGGTTTCACACCAAAGCTTGTGTTATCTTCTAATAAAATAGATTTTGGAGCATATTTCCCTGTATCTATATCTCTTCTCGGAAGATTACCATATAGTGTACTTCCGCTTGCAAATATTTCAGCAGTATTTCCATTTAATGCAGTAGGATTACTTTTATCATGACTTAATTCTTTTGTATATGGATCATATAAAACTTTATTTGGATTAAATCTATTCCCGTTAGAATCTACATCTGATATAAATCCAGCTTCACTATTCCCTCTACTCCAACTACTGCTATATGGCCAATTTGGACCCCACGCTCTAAAAGCATAATAAACTCCATTTGGCAAAGTAGCAACTTTTGCTCTCCAAATATTATCACTATTTTTCTTCATATCATATGTATACGATGCATCTACTCCATAAGAGCTAGTATAAATTTCCAATACCATTTTTGTTGCATCTTTTGAATAAACGGCAAATGTAGCATCACTTCCTATCCCGTTTACAAAATTAGAACCTAACCCCCACGATTGAGTTCCCCAAGTTGATTCATCTACTGCACTATATGCAGTTAATCCACTAGTAGCTCTAGTAGTATAATTCGTAGCAATATTTTCTTTAGAATTGTTTTCTTTAACAACCTCTTTTTGTAAACAGCCTGCAAACGACATTGTTAAAGCTACCAACACTAGTAATAATCTCCCACTTCTTCTCATT encodes:
- a CDS encoding sensor histidine kinase, whose amino-acid sequence is MNLKKRKFFKDELRKTFILYALIPSLLFSIFFYNILIFYNKKMIKERNRKNNNHVSQIIEKELNDYKKEINFLTNNIDIKEIINGNKNKAKIYEGLYKFVNERKIKSIFYIFDKNGNIIITNAWQKIKENNKNYDLLEEIKINSDKIMLMRNQYQINRDNKKVYSLGKTIKNKSNKIIGYILFELLEKDLNNIIYNDKVDLFAVTDNFKNVIATTNNFMINEIGKLIISKINNEYIRIDRDDYYVYKTDILKGKLSIYTLTPMGLINKFYIIGLMFLIVSFVFLTLLFWLISKKISVNKSKSVDELLYAIKKVQSGNLDTFVNIKTNDEFELLGDYYNEMIIRLDEVIKTNKEQVKRNKMVEIKQLESQFNPHFLFNTLEILKYMIKIEPKKAIKIVVSMANLLRYSINYERENICLIEDIKYIKDYMVIQKIRFDKKLDYEISIEDRVEKCIIPKLILQPLVENSIKYGFDKNNYLKIKLMCFIENDYLILKIIDSGNCISDEKLKEIKNLLKKVDNNTNHIGMYNAQRRIKLIYGVEYGIVINNIKNEGVEVMIKLPIIIEKVGNQNEYD
- a CDS encoding ABC transporter substrate-binding protein; translation: MKKFIIIILSFLSMVLFIVINFEKPEKEIDVINSLIVYSPHPLSFIEPLINKFESEQGVRVKIISKGSGELLNRIEDEKFYGDIIWGGSLSTLLPEVDYFEKYISVNEKYISEKYKNKSGRITRFTAVPSVLMVNENLVGDVKIDGFKDLLNPKLKGKIASAYPFKSSSSFEHLINQLYVMGGDNKKGWSYIKKLIKNIDGKELKRSSEVYKGVVNGKYTVGCTFEEAAANYVKNGAPIKIVYPVEGTIIRPDGVAIIKGSKNLENAKKFIDFLTSKEVQTFIAKDLNRRSVRKDVKISKGLKLISEIKVVDDDLIWVVENKNRILDKYKGYLKE
- a CDS encoding isoamylase, with the translated sequence MRRSGRLLLVLVALTMSFAGCLQKEVVKENNSKENIATNYTTRATSGLTAYSAVDESTWGTQSWGLGSNFVNGIGSDATFAVYSKDATKMVLEIYTSSYGVDASYTYDMKKNSDNIWRAKVATLPNGVYYAFRAWGPNWPYSSSWSRGNSEAGFISDVDSNGNRFNPNKVLYDPYTKELSHDKSNPTALNGNTAEIFASGSTLYGNLPRRDIDTGKYAPKSILLEDNTSFGVKPGIAQKDAIIYETHLRGFTEHSSSVNLSSILSGISGFSDVKSVPNAYRGTYKGAGYMANYLKDLGYTTIELLPVQETDNDGNSASQAGGNYWGYMTYGYFAPDRRYSYDKNPGGPTKEFKNMVKAFHDAGLEVYLDVVYNHTGEGGVWSDKDTAELTSFRGLDNSSYYALTTDNQYYWQSTGCGNNFDSSKNVVRNLIEDSLTYWTTKMGVDGFRFDLAPVLGRDAAPNYYFNSNATLLTDIALMTDAYNVEMIAEAWDTGTYQVGNFPNKWGEWNGRYRDAIRKFLKGDGNTSDFTSMINGDWNDFNDQGGPQKSVNFIDAHDGFTLMDLVSYNTKNNLNVSWPFGPTDGGNDTTNSWDSNGDQSLRRTRVRNFFVTQMFSRGIPMTVWGDEFGRTQNGNNNPYNVDSVATWNNYNMINTDSPDAVALTTGSYHNNYGTDYQDGKNDLFEFVSKLTKIRKYHSALRQDKYADFYLDSGNDVTYSFTKADGSYLGSDDRCVSTRIDGSAIGDDDFLVLTNMWSGWVNFNVPSASYGKKWVRVIDTASWAEQYNNIWDSWNSVTISNSYGVNPWSIVVLEEVNQ